Proteins found in one Oncorhynchus keta strain PuntledgeMale-10-30-2019 chromosome 2, Oket_V2, whole genome shotgun sequence genomic segment:
- the LOC118361238 gene encoding early growth response protein 2b-like → SCTMAQSQHDINHMYAPSSYSCSREMYQDQSTYLATSTCPMSYQQPSHSYTSPKSTVDSALLTIMPDYSGFYQPNCQRDMQAFPDRKVLPYSLNSLRLPLPLTPLNTIRNFTRVGPAAEGPCQPNPYNTPNVPLRPIPRPRKYPNRSSKTPVHERPYPCPAESCDRRFSRSDELSRHVRIHTGHKPFPCRVCMRSFSRSDHLTTHIRTHTGEKPFSCDHCGRKFARSDERRRHTKIHLRQKEKK, encoded by the coding sequence AGCTGCACCATGGCGCAGAGTCAACATGATATAAACCACATGTATGCTCCATCATCTTATTCTTGTAGCAGGGAAATGTACCAGGACCAATCAACCTACCTGGCAACTTCGACCTGCCCCATGTCCTACCAACAGCCGTCCCACTCATACACGTCACCAAAGTCGACAGTGGACAGTGCGCTCTTAACCATCATGCCTGACTACAGCGGGTTCTACCAGCCAAATTGCCAACGAGACATGCAGGCTTTTCCTGACAGGAAAGTGTTACCATATTCACTGAACTCGCTGAGGCTTCCACTACCTCTGACACCTCTGAACACAATAAGGAATTTTACACGTGTGGGACCTGCGGCAGAGGGCCCTTGTCAACCCAATCCCTACAACACTCCAAATGTACCCCTGAGGCCAATACCGAGGCCGAGAAAGTATCCAAACCGCTCGAGCAAAACGCCTGTCCATGAGCGACCATACCCTTGCCCGGCAGAGAGCTGCGACAGGAGGTTCTCTCGGTCGGACGAGCTGAGCAGACACGTCAGAATCCACACAGGGCACAAACCCTTCCCATGTCGGGTCTGCATGCGCAGTTTCAGTCGCAGCGACCACCTCACTACGCACATCCGCACACACACTGGAGAAAAACCATTTTCTTGTGACCACTGTGGAAGAAAGTTCGCCAGGAGTGATGAAAGAAGGAGACATACGAAAATCCACttaagacagaaagagaaaaagtAA
- the LOC118399564 gene encoding 2-aminoethanethiol dioxygenase-like — translation MMPRDNMTSLVQKIGRQALVTFRNPSLVGDKAFLDNQGKLQTLMTEIRAADLKIAPRKVDCASTPLPHNPPVTYMHICETDQFSMGVFLLKSGASIPLHDHPGMYGMLKVMYGKVRITCFDRLDKSTNVASDTQFKPPLLPFQRDTLRRSILRSVGEFTEESGPCILTPDRDNLHQIDAVDGPTAFLDILAPPYDPDDGRDCHYYKVLESASDSEDKKAEAQGQKEVWLMEVLQPSDFWCGGEPYPGPEVDI, via the coding sequence ATGATGCCTCGCGACAACATGACCTCCCTCGTTCAGAAAATTGGTAGACAGGCGCTTGTAACATTTAGAAACCCATCTTTGGTAGGTGATAAAGCGTTTCTGGATAATCAAGGTAAACTCCAAACCCTCATGACCGAAATCAGAGCTGCGGATCTGAAGATTGCTCCAAGGAAAGTTGACTGCGCGTCTACACCTCTGCCACACAACCCCCCGGTCACATACATGCACATATGCGAGACAGACCAATTCAGCATGGGGGTGTTTCTGCTGAAGAGCGGTGCTTCCATCCCCTTGCACGACCACCCGGGAATGTACGGCATGTTAAAAGTTATGTATGGCAAGGTCAGGATCACCTGTTTTGACAGGTTGGACAAATCCACTAACGTGGCCAGTGACACGCAATTCAAGCCTCCGCTGCTACCTTTCCAGAGAGATACGCTGAGGAGGTCAATACTCCGGTCGGTCGGTGAGTTTACAGAAGAGAGTGGCCCGTGTATTTTGACCCCTGACCGAGACAACCTTCATCAAATCGACGCAGTCGATGGACCCACTGCTTTCCTCGATATTCTGGCACCACCATATGATCCAGATGACGGTAGAGACTGTCATTATTACAAAGTTCTGGAGTCTGCCTCGGACTCGGAGGACAAAAAGGCTGAGGCTCAGGGGCAAAAGGAAGTTTGGCTCATGGAAGTACTGCAACCTTCTGATTTTTGGTGTGGTGGTGAACCTTACCCCGGCCCTGAAGTCGATATCTGA